The Aedes albopictus strain Foshan chromosome 2, AalbF5, whole genome shotgun sequence region CAAAGTAACGTTGTACAGTGGTGCATTTAGAAATAGTGCGTCTGAAAAGTCGAAGCCGAGGTCGCGAGCATCAATTAACGCACACAGCAGTGAAGGTCAACTGGATCAAGAGCAGGAACGCGGCTGTTATGTTTGTAAAGTTCCTGGTCACCGTGTCAGCGAATGTGAAGTGTTTGGGTCGTACTCGGTGGATGAACGTTGGAAGGCCATACAAACCAATGGCCTCTGTCGTAGCTGCTTGAATGCACACGGCAGGAGAAGCTGTCGCAGTGCTTCAGTATGTGGCATAAATGGCTGTGGATATCGTCACAATCGCTTGCTACATGCAAATAAATCAGCAGCAGCAGTAACGACTTCGTCAGCACTCGCTGAGAACCACACTCACCTTCAAGCAAAGCAACAGTTGCTCTTCCGAATCGTCCCTGTGACCTTGTATGGACCGCGTGCAACAGTCGACACCTACGCATTTCTCGATGACGGGTCATCATTGACGTTGATTGAGGATAGTTTGGTGGAACAACTTGGTATGGAAGGAAGGAATGAGCCATTGTGTCTACGTTGGACGGGCAATATGACCAGAGTGGAATCTAACTCTCGAGTGGTACAGTTGGTTATTTCTGGAGCGGCAGGTAAGAAGTTCCAAGTTGATGATGTTCAAACAGTGAAAGAACTTGCACTCCCCCGACAAGACCTCGACGTTGACAAGATCGCCGCACAGTTCCAGCACCTCCGAGGAGTTCCGGTAAGTAGTTATCAGAATGCAGTGCCTCGTCTATTGGTGGGTGTCAATAACCTCCATTTGTCCGTTCCGTTGAAGACGAAGGAGGGCAAATTCGGAGAACCAGTGGCTGTAAAAACCAGATTAGGCTGGTGCGTGTTTGGGGGTAAAGGATGTCCTACATCGACGCAATCTATGAATTACCATTCATGTGAATGCGAAGGAAGCAAAACACTCAACGAAACGGTCAAGAGTTATTTCACCATGGAAGACACAGGAGTCCACCCCATTCCGGAATCACGTGAAGATGAAAGAGCTAAACAGATCCTGAAAGCAACGGCAAAGCGTATTGGAAACAAATTTGAAGTAGGTCTTTTGTGGAAATTTGATGGTGCCGAATTTCCAGATACGTTCGGGATGGCTTTCCGGCGGCTTGAGTGTCTGGAGCGAAGGACCCCAAACTTCACGAAAGTCTTCACCGACAAATTAAGGAGTACCAATCAAAGGGATACGCGCATCGGGCTAGCGATTTGGAACTGAAAAATATGGACCCACGACGAGTTTGGTATTTGCCCTTGGGGGTCGTGATTAACCCACGAAAGCCTGATAAAATACGCATCATCTGGGATGCGGCCGCAACTGTCGAAGGCGTTTCACTTAATTCATTCCTTTTGAAGGGGCCAGATCAATTGACCGAACTACCAGCCGTATTTGCAAGATTTCGGCAATTCTCCGTTGCTGTGGTAGCTGACTTGAGGGAAATGTTCCACCAAATACAATTGCGGAGCATCGACAAACCTTCGCATTGTTTCCTCTGGCGGTCAAATCCTTCGAATCCACCTGAGGTGTATCTAATGGATGTAGTCATCTTTGGGTCGTCGTGTGCGCCAGCGATCGCACAGTACATCAAAAATACAAACGCTGAAGAATTTGCGGAACAATACCCCCGAGCAGTTACTGGAATCGTCAAGAATCATTATGTTGATGATTTCTTAGACAGCTTTGATAGTGAGGACGAGGCAGTTCGCGTGTCTGAGGAAGTGAAAATGATTCACGAAAAAGGGGGGTTCCAGTTGCGAAATTGGTTATCCAACAGTGAAACCGTGATACATAAAATAGGCGATCCACAGAATTGTGGCGAGAAGTTGTTGATAGCGGATAAGCATGATAGATTTGAACGTGTGTTAGGAATGCTTTGGTCGACGAAAGGGGATGTGCTGAGTTTTCCCGTGACAATGAAGGATGAAATTCAAGTAATACTGGACAATGGCACAAAACCAACTAAACGTCAAATGTTGAAGTGTATGATGGCCTTTTTTGATCCTCTGGGGCTTTTGAGTGTCTTCTCTATTCACGTAAAAATCATGTTCCAGGATGCATGGCGTTCTGGAATTCAATGGGACGAAGAAGTAAGTGACCAATTGTGGGAAGATTGGCGTGTGTGGACAAGTTTCTTTTCGAGTGTTTGGAGTTTGACAATCCCGCGGTGTTATTTCCCGGGTGCGTTGAACAGTACGTATGAGAATCTTGAGTTACACATTTTTGTTGATGCGAGTGAGGTAGCTTATTCCGCTGTCGCATATTTTCGTGTAGTCGGGTCAGATGGTGTTCCGGTCTGTGCATTGGTCGCTGCTAAGGCAAAAGTTGCTCCACTCAAACCGTTGTCAATTCCTCGTATGGAACTGCAGGCTGCGGTATTGGGCACTCGTCTGATGCGTTTCGTTACGGACAGTCATACTGTATTGGTGAAAAGAACATTCCTCTGGAGCGATTCGTCAACCGTATTGGCTTGGATAAGAGCAGACCACCGACGCTACAAACAATATGTTGCGTACAGAATCGGAGAGGTTCTAACTGCATCTAATACTGAGGATTGGCGTTGGGTTCCAGGTCATGTGAATCCTGCAGATGCCGCAACTAAGTGGGGGTCTGGACTGGAATTGAAGCTGAAACCGTCCAGCGAATGGTTCACGGGGCCCAAGTTCCTGCGAAAACCGGAGAATCAATGGCCTCAGCAACCCGGAGTAATTCCTGCTACCATTGAAGATTTGCGGCCGTGTCACGTTCATCACAGTTTTGCGATTCCAGAACCTGTATTGGATTTTGAGAGATTCTCCAAATGGAAACGTATGGTGAGGATAATGGCATATGTTCaccgattttttgataacctgaagcGGAGGCGGGATAATCGGGCGCTAGAAAAAGGTCATCTGGGTCAGTCGGAGTTGCAGAGGGGTGAAAGTTCCATCATTCGTATGGTGCAATGGAAGGAATATCCCGATGAAATGATCATTCTTACGGAGAACCAGTTGTATCCCGACCGGCAACCTCAACCGATTGCCAAGGATAGCAAGATATATAACATTTCACCGTTCCTTGACAATTCTGGTGTTCTTCGTATCGATGGACGAATCGGCGCCGCTCCTTCTGTTTCAGCTGATGTCAAATTCCCAGTGATAATGCCCAAGAAACATCGAGCCACTCAGCTTTTGATTGAGGCATGCCATGGCGATTTTCAGCACGGTAATACAGAAACTGTGGTAAACGAACTACGGCAGCGTTACCACATTTCCCAGCTTCGAACGGTTGCTAGACAAGTTGCGAGAAATTGTCAATGGTGTAAGGTGCAGAAATCAAAACCACAGGTTCCTCGGATGGCTCCACTCCCAATGGCTCGATTGGCATCGTTCACGAAACCGTTCACATACGTTGGACTTGATTTTTTTGGACCTATTTTTGTTAAAGTCGGACGAAGTGCAGTCAAGCGTTGGATTGCGCTTTTTACTTGTTTGACGGTGCGCGCAGTCCATGTAGAAGTTGCCTTTGATTTGTCAACAGAATCTTGCATCAAGTGTGTACGCCGGTTTATCAGTCGTCGTGGTGCTCCGTGCGAAATATACTCAGACAATGGAACAAATTTCCAGGGAGCAGAACGGCTGCTCCGAGAACAACTTCAGCGAATTAATGATGATTTGGCAGCCAGCTTTACCTCTACAGCGACAAAGTGGCTGTTCATTCCCCCAGGTGCCCCACATATGGGCGGTGCCTGGGAGAGAATGGTACGTGCGGTTAAATCGGCAATGCAAGCGGCGTTCACTGACCCAAAGTTGGACGACGAAGGACTTCAAACGATGGTGGTCGAAGCTGAATGGATAGTTAATAGTAGGCCTCTTACGTATCTACCACTTGATTCAGAAGAAAGTGAGGCTCTAACCCCCAACCATTTTTTGTTGGGTAGCTCTACGGGAAGTCGACAGCCTGGAAGAGAACCGGAAAATCTAGCCGGAGTATTGAAAGGGTCCTGGAACGAGATACAAAGGAAGTTAGAAATTTTCTGGGCACGCTGGCTTAAAGAATATTTGCCAACACTGACAAGACGCGAAAAATGGTTTGAAGACGTTAAGCCTGTCACTGAGGGAGATTTGGTTTTCGTGTTGGATGGTTCAACTAGAGGTCGCTGGGAAAGAGGTCGTGTTCTAGAGGTAATTCATAGTGGGGATGGCCGAGTCAGGCAGGCACTGGTTCAAACTGCGAGGGGTCTTCTGAG contains the following coding sequences:
- the LOC115258097 gene encoding uncharacterized protein LOC115258097, translated to MQQVTQWLTDPANQAEDAGGTHLRGQAASPRTLRYEAHTHKQSLPSVCKQLPSSVINQQQQTTDTISKTGPTELELPIQRARKPNAISPENVVPVLRQRRAIVGNDPAFLPRIEPVEPGEPHGVVPVLRQQEVVGSTDAALFPPVQSGKPHIYPTTADVVQSEYYQPLQRMTSQFENINFQNSPPIGLVSRDAPIVEHSVLTPSQLAARQVLPRDLPAFYGDPADWPIFISSYNNSTAACGFSNVENLARLQRCLKGSAYESVKSRLLLPESVPQVLTTLQLLYGRPELLVHVLLDKVRTVPAPKAERLDTLIDFGLAVQSLCDHLEAAKQEAHLSNPSLLMELVEKLPAHVKLEWAGYMQQCQVVDLKTFGNFMSNVVVSASKVTLYSGAFRNSASEKSKPRSRASINAHSSEGQLDQEQERGCYVCKVPGHRVSECEVFGSYSVDERWKAIQTNGLCRSCLNAHGRRSCRSASVCGINGCGYRHNRLLHANKSAAAVTTSSALAENHTHLQAKQQLLFRIVPVTLYGPRATVDTYAFLDDGSSLTLIEDSLVEQLGMEGRNEPLCLRWTGNMTRVESNSRVVQLVISGAAGKKFQVDDVQTVKELALPRQDLDVDKIAAQFQHLRGVPVSSYQNAVPRLLVGVNNLHLSVPLKTKEGKFGEPVAVKTRLGWCVFGGKGCPTSTQSMNYHSCECEGSKTLNETVKSYFTMEDTGVHPIPESREDERAKQILKATAKRIGNKFEVGLLWKFDGAEFPDTFGMAFRRLECLERRTPNFTKVFTDKLRSTNQRDTRIGLAIWN